The window taaCCACTAGCTCGGTAAGGGGGTAGctttatgagaagagctagcaagcaACTTAGGGAATTCTCAATCGCCAAAATATTCACACTGTGGTTGACACAATAAATTGATCAggatgcgaggagctgccaacaatcagcgatatagattAAACTTCCATTATGAGGTAAGGAAACGAATACAGCAgcattatttattagtctctgattaTACCGTCAGTTGGGAGCACCTAGTAATATGACAAGTAAGAACATAGACAGCAAGtaagcacattggttgtgagcAATAATACAAGAAAGTGATAGgtttaattattatcatcaaGCTATACAAAAGTAAGAAATAGGTCCACGAGTGTTCAAGTTGGTTAAAAGTCTAAAACCCTTTCGCTACTTTTTAAAGATATATGTGTTTTagacaaattttatataaaaggtaATAATTCTTATTAGGTACATACCATTGAGTTATAAGTAGTCAGCCCGATGTTTTCGTAATGGCGAGAGAGAAGGAAGCATCCAAGCCGCTCTTTGTCAGAGACCCCTCTCTCATTGCTAAAAGAATTCCGTTCGATCAGGCCACTGAATTTTGAAAGAGCTTGAAGTTGGTCTTCTGCTTCTGTGGTATTTTAGCTATAAGCTGGCCTCCTTGTTGGTTGAAACTGAAAAGAAATGCGATGCTTTACATGATTTTGAATACGCTACAAGCACTGAAGATTACGTGTATAAATACGCAATCAATTCGCGTTCGGTCGCtagtattctataaaaatagCAGTACACCTACATTACTTAGTATACGTATAATAAACTTGTATTATTAATGTACGTAATCTCATTATCTCGCTGTTTCGTAGGACGCTGTTAAAATAATGACATGAATTTTGCTCTTAGTGAGGTGTACACTTTCATTGTAATAACGTTGAAAATAGCATAACATTTTGTAGTACCTACATCGAAGCATACATTACTAATGTAACGAAGCTTTTTTTCTCTTGGGGGTAGATGTGAAGGTATTTAACTATAGgtaggaatatattttattagtttcagttcatatttgattagatttttaggactagtaataaatacaaagcTGTATATGGTAAAATGGTAAGGTGTTGGTCATACCCTTGTACTAGATAACGTCAGTAGGTTTGATTCTCAAGACGAATCAGTATCATGACAGGGATATCGTTGTTGTTAAAAATTCGTGACGTAATCTTGCATGCCTGCTTTTTTGCTCTGGCAACACTAGTGAGATGACATTGTAAAATAGTAGCtcctcaattttaattttaattaaattattttaagtgtatattttattagaattagcACGTAATATAGTAAATTAGTGATACTAGATGTGGTGTACAAAGTGTTAACATCGAATTATAACTGTAACCGGCAAACGGAGAATATTCAAGTCGAGTGTGAAGTGTCAACGTAGTTCAACGAACTAAATTCAAACAGCTGATCACCAAACTAAAGGGAGTATCGTtccattcttttatttttcacacaaGTTTAACAACAATACAACACGACTTACTATCTAACCACTTGTATAATAACAGCAGAcgttataatacaattattctTTGACAACAAGTATTGCATaaattcctttttatttttaatttgcataATTCATTAATGGTCTGCTTTTGTGTTTACTTGGAAGGTAAATAACAAACTGTTAACAATTGGTTAGACATCAAATAGGTGATCCAGCTTCTTAACTccttcataatttaataattgtcaCTCTGATAGGTACCTATAAAACTACCCACTTGTCCATATAATagaattataattgtattattctatattttgacataaatctGTAACTAAGTCCCCTCCTATACTTCATCACAAACATAAAACCTTTgctaaacataataatacagttTAGATTATCTTCCCCCCTTCAATACTACCTTGtttctaattttaaaattcttaccCTTTAACTTCCTTTACCTATCCTCCTAGATACACTTCCTAaacttattgtttaattttccaGGACTTGCAGCTTTTGAATCATATTCTTCTGTACAATGGCCACCACAATGATGACCCGTAAAGCCACACTTAAGGAAACCGAAGGCAAACTGAAGCTTGCTTTGCTCGAGATAAAGACGTACAAAAATGAGAATAGCCAACTGTTGGGGGAACGTGCTGACAGCGAGGAGGAGATAAAGAAGGTCAACCAGAAGGTCTTGGATCTGAAGGGTGAACTCGCTGAGCTCCATATTGACAACATGGACCTACTGGATCAGCGCAACCGGCTTCAAGAGGAAGTTAACTCCTTCAGCAGCTGTAATGACACCTATCTGTGGTCCTTGGGGCGTATTACTGAACTAGAATCTGATCTTAATGAAGCTCACATTAAGATAGTTTCGTTAGAGCATACAATCCAGTTATATGATAGTGGCAATACTCATAATCTCTACTCTGAGCTAGTAGGCTCTGGTCATCAGTCATTGATAGGTTTGAAACGCTCAAGAAAACTTTTGCTTAAGACTAGGAGCCATAACAAACTTAAGAGGTATTCAAAAGTTTGTAGGTTGATAAAAAAGATCGAATTTAATCtcagtaggtacaataaaattaaattattgaaaaataataacaataaattagtgGCAGAACATAGGGATTTACTAGTAGAATTAGACACCTGTAGCGAACAATTGATTTCAACCAAGGTGTTGTATGAAAAGCACACTCTGGACTTAAAGGCTAAAATCACCACTTTACAGGATAGACTATCTCAAATGAGCTTAGAATATGAACAGGACACTAGGGACTACATACTCAAATATGATGAGATTGCCAAAGTTGGTAAGGAAAATTTAGAACGTGTATTATCTTTGTACAGTAACTGTAGTTCTCAATGTCCAAAATGCTCTCAGGCCATTTCACTTTCTAGTGAATTAGAGTCTCTGACCTGTATAAAGCAGTCTCACCATACCACTAGCAGTGCAccaccaaaatataaaattagtgtAAGCTCAACTCAGGACAGTTTTAAGGAAAACAGAGCATTAATGTTCTCAGATAGGATAGGTTTAGGTTTTGGTtcacttataaataacaatgtgaaCTTCAAAGTGACCAACCACTGCTACCAAAACCTCAAGTTAGGCAGAATAGTGGAGAAAATCCAAACAATGAATTTAGATAAAGACATTCCAATTGTTCTTATGATTGGCAATAGCTTAGGTTTAAGAAAGTCTGACATTATTCATAGCATAAGTAGTTTATTAGAAATGaatttaggaaaaataataatatgtgcattcccctactctgactcactatctgagaatgagaaccgacaaattcacaagttgaatgctatcttacatttgataacaagtcatcatagtgatagactattgttttttgatactaataaatttattagtactttttatttaacaaaagaaagaatgttCCTTTCTTACAAAAATCGACATTTAATTGCTACTCtgttagcatataatattaacttagttatagAAGATATAACACAGCCTAGGTTTAAGGACGGAACAGTATTGTCTAGTCGttttactaacaatactgtgattaatattattgataatttagtttgtaaggacacagttacgcataatgtaacaaagaacaacaataatttaaacgcttaagcaagacaacggataaacaggcaggttttctgaacgtagtacaccaaaatatacaaggtttatccggcaaagaattagagatagaattatttttgaaaaaacatgacacacacgtattttgtgtcacggaacattggttgctgtcgcaccaattaatattaaataatcaatattattccatgataagtgcattcagtaggaagaaggctatacatggagggtcaatgattttagttagcaacaatttaaaatgcaaagaacgtaaggatatagttagcttgtcagtagaacgtactgccgaagtatcttgtgtagaactcgagcagcatATTATAGCATGTatataccgtccaccaatgagtgacttcagtttgtttgaagcgatagtggaagatatattaaagcgtttgagtgttagtaacaagtatgtggttgtctgtggtgattttaatgtaaacatattggagcagtccaacactaccaccagactgatttctctctttaaatcatttaatcttaaacatctctttaataatccaactagaattaccgaacattcggccacatgcttggacaatatgtttagcaactgcgtatgtctagacagggtcatagtcaacgatttaacgtcagaccactgtggactgaacgccgtcttctctaggaagaacgttatcaaatctaacacgataacttttagacctattaccCACAACCGCTTGGCATTATTTAATCAagaggtagccgccaagatttccaacattaATATTACTCAGGATGACCCAGAGGTTCTCTATAAAtccttgtttaatgttattgagtctgaatttaatacggtttttaaggaaaaaactattacaaaggaaaatacaaagctgaaattctgcgattgggcgaccgtaggaatttacaaaagtagagctaggatgtatgagctgtatgccatgaaacaatataatttcaatccaggttttcttgaatatgttaggaattactctaaaatctttaaaaaatcttgtgccgctgctaagtctttgtacttaagcaacaagatcaaaaattccaacaataaaataaaaacaacttggaatattatcaacaatGAAACAGGAAGATCGTCACCACCTGATCACGACTTcgaattaaatgttaacaatcgggttattacagatagcctaggcgtagctcaaacatttaacaattatttttctgacataccagtcattacgactagttccttaaattcctcaaccgctaaagcaggatcattacttaggagcaatgtgggtcagtgcaatgtctcattttattttaagcatataaacccctctgacataatcagagtattcaagtcgcttaattcaaaaaatacagcggacttgtggggaatttctgtaaagttacttgagagtattatcgctgagatagcgcctcatttagctgcaatttttaatcgatgtgtagatgtaggtgtgtttcctaatttaatgaagcacagtaagataattcccttgtttaaaaacggatgcaaaagtgagcccagtaactttaggccaatatccatcttgcctgctctcagtaaaatatttgaaagggctatattagagcaattagagagccatttcagtttgtataatttactccacagcaaacagtttggctttacaaagggtcgatctaccatcgatgcaggggtcacacttattaggcatattttcgatgcttgggaagcgtcgcaggatgctattggggtattctgcgatctctccaaagcgtttgattgtgttgaccacaatactcttttatataaacttaacttctatgggattggggatgtggcacttgacctacttgcatcctacttgtctgagagagtacaGTATACAGATAtcaatgggtcaagatccactggatctgcagtTAGTTTAGGGGTACCgcagggctctatccttggtccttttctttttctggtatatattaatgatttgccacatcaggtgcaggatctgtgtgacatcgtactatttgctgatgatacgtcgcttatatttaaagtagatcgtaagaaaactgattttgacgatgtaaatggtgctcttacacaggttctcgattggtttacagccaacaatttattgttaaattctaagaaaacgaaatgcattaggtttaccatgcccaacgctaggaatctaggtacgaatgtagctctaaatggtgaggtgttagacatggtcaactccgcaaccttcctcggtgtagacttagataataagcttcaatggggcacccaaataacaaagctcgcgggcaggctcagctccgcagcctatgcgataagaaaagtaagacagtttgcgggtgtagatgcggcaagactggtttactttggttattttcacagcgttttgtcctacggtattctactttggggccgagctgctgatatagacacaatcttcgttattcaaaaaagagcaattcgcgctatttacggcttaggagcgcgggactctctgcggga of the Anticarsia gemmatalis isolate Benzon Research Colony breed Stoneville strain chromosome 6, ilAntGemm2 primary, whole genome shotgun sequence genome contains:
- the LOC142973472 gene encoding uncharacterized protein LOC142973472 isoform X2, with the protein product MATTMMTRKATLKETEGKLKLALLEIKTYKNENSQLLGERADSEEEIKKVNQKVLDLKGELAELHIDNMDLLDQRNRLQEEVNSFSSCLGVRLYNKLPSSVMDLPQQKFKLVVKDHLIKRGYYKIDDYIMDKKSWD
- the LOC142973472 gene encoding uncharacterized protein LOC142973472 isoform X1, coding for MATTMMTRKATLKETEGKLKLALLEIKTYKNENSQLLGERADSEEEIKKVNQKVLDLKGELAELHIDNMDLLDQRNRLQEEVNSFSSCNDTYLWSLGRITELESDLNEAHIKIVSLEHTIQLYDSGNTHNLYSELVGSGHQSLIGLKRSRKLLLKTRSHNKLKRYSKVCRLIKKIEFNLSRYNKIKLLKNNNNKLVAEHRDLLVELDTCSEQLISTKVLYEKHTLDLKAKITTLQDRLSQMSLEYEQDTRDYILKYDEIAKVGLGVRLYNKLPSSVMDLPQQKFKLVVKDHLIKRGYYKIDDYIMDKKSWD